CGTACCCAGGACCGTGGTCACGGTCTGGTAGAAGAGCGTGTTTTTCGAGAGCGCGACCATCTCCCGTTCGATGTCCACGTTGCTCCGGTCGTTTCGCACCAGGCTGGTCGTGTCACGCACCAAAACCGGCTGCACCGGCTTCCCCCCCGCAACGGGGAGGTGGGCCGGATGGGTGCGCACGACATCCACCTTTCGGCGCTCTCTCTCGGCTTGCTGGGCCCGCAGCG
This genomic window from Bacillota bacterium contains:
- the flgB gene encoding flagellar basal body rod protein FlgB; protein product: MQRVGLLWNAADSSLALALDAAALRQEAIAHNLANVETPRYRRFDVVYEEALRAQQAERERRKVDVVRTHPAHLPVAGGKPVQPVLVRDTTSLVRNDRSNVDIEREMVALSKNTLFYQTVTTVLGTRFAALRTAISEGRR